Proteins encoded within one genomic window of Trueperaceae bacterium:
- a CDS encoding carbohydrate ABC transporter permease, whose translation MATVARRAVRPRLRLFKMGIAEWISLLLLIGISILFLVPLGWMISTSLKAHWDLQGSNWIPEVLYWQNYSEAFSFGLWGRWALNTVIITVAAVVSGVFATSLTAYAFARLRWPGRDVMFVFVLATMMLPGVVLLIPQFIVMANLPAFGFQGSEVWTNTFLPLIVPGFMGGSAFHIFLLRQFMKGIPMSLSESAKIDGASELRILWSIVMPLSKPALATIAIFSFQGAWQDFMGPLIYLQSERLYTLQLGLRQFDFAAGGAPAWNWLMAASLVVMLPVLVMFLSFQQYFIEGISVAGSVGK comes from the coding sequence GTGGCGACGGTAGCCAGGCGAGCGGTGCGGCCCCGGCTGCGGCTCTTCAAGATGGGGATCGCCGAGTGGATCTCCCTGCTCCTGCTCATCGGCATCTCGATCCTGTTCCTGGTCCCGCTGGGCTGGATGATATCGACCTCTCTGAAGGCCCACTGGGACCTGCAGGGAAGCAACTGGATCCCCGAGGTCCTCTACTGGCAGAACTACAGCGAGGCGTTCTCGTTCGGGTTGTGGGGACGTTGGGCCCTCAACACGGTGATAATCACCGTAGCGGCAGTGGTCAGCGGCGTCTTCGCGACCTCGCTCACCGCCTACGCCTTCGCCCGGCTGCGCTGGCCGGGCCGCGACGTCATGTTCGTCTTCGTGCTGGCCACGATGATGCTCCCCGGAGTCGTCCTGCTCATCCCGCAGTTCATCGTGATGGCCAACCTGCCGGCGTTCGGCTTCCAGGGTTCCGAGGTGTGGACCAACACCTTCCTGCCGCTCATAGTCCCCGGCTTCATGGGCGGAAGCGCCTTCCACATATTCCTGCTGCGACAGTTCATGAAGGGGATCCCCATGTCGCTCTCGGAGAGCGCCAAGATCGACGGCGCCTCCGAGCTGCGCATCCTCTGGAGCATCGTCATGCCCCTCTCGAAGCCCGCCCTTGCCACGATCGCCATCTTCTCCTTCCAGGGCGCCTGGCAGGACTTCATGGGCCCGCTCATCTATCTGCAGAGCGAGCGGCTCTACACACTCCAGCTGGGGCTGCGGCAGTTCGACTTCGCGGCCGGCGGCGCTCCCGCCTGGAACTGGCTGATGGCCGCGAGCCTGGTGGTGATGCTGCCGGTGCTCGTGATGTTCCTCTCTTTCCAGCAGTACTTCATCGAAGGGATAAGTGTGGCAGGTTCGGTAGGCAAATAG
- a CDS encoding sugar ABC transporter permease — MDGKIATPAARVAGKPAKRRVRSHFRSEAITGWLFVLPWIIGFTAFTLGPMLFSLYTSFTDYNIIRAPNWVGLENYREIFFRDEYFWISLRNTFWMVLVKTPIVLALALGLAVLLNMDLPGTRIFRTVIYLPTVLSGVAAIFLWEWMLEPNGLLNSGLQLFGIRGPAWLSDATWTKPAFVIMGLWYIGVDVIIYLASLRGIDKSLYEAAEIDGANGWMKNLYITIPLLTPTTFFLVITGIIGTFQIFTTAYIITTDPAVKTLGGTEHSLLFYVLYLYKCSFGQDACSGRLEMGYGSALAWILFVIIMVITVIQLGLAKRWVHYEADR; from the coding sequence ATGGACGGAAAGATAGCGACACCAGCCGCCAGGGTCGCCGGCAAACCAGCGAAGCGGCGCGTCCGCAGCCACTTCCGCAGCGAAGCGATCACCGGCTGGCTCTTCGTGCTCCCCTGGATCATCGGCTTCACCGCCTTCACCCTGGGGCCGATGCTCTTCTCGCTCTATACGAGCTTCACCGACTACAACATCATCCGGGCCCCCAACTGGGTGGGGCTGGAGAACTATCGCGAGATCTTCTTCCGCGACGAATACTTCTGGATCTCGCTCAGGAACACGTTCTGGATGGTGCTCGTCAAGACGCCGATCGTCCTGGCGCTGGCACTGGGTCTGGCGGTCCTGCTGAATATGGACCTGCCCGGCACCCGTATCTTCCGAACAGTCATCTATCTGCCTACCGTGCTCTCGGGCGTGGCCGCGATCTTCCTGTGGGAGTGGATGCTCGAGCCCAACGGGCTCCTCAACAGCGGCCTGCAGCTATTCGGCATCAGGGGGCCGGCCTGGCTCTCCGACGCGACCTGGACGAAGCCCGCCTTCGTCATCATGGGGCTCTGGTACATAGGCGTCGACGTGATCATCTACCTCGCGAGCCTCAGAGGGATCGACAAGTCTCTCTACGAGGCCGCCGAGATCGACGGGGCGAACGGCTGGATGAAGAACCTCTACATCACCATCCCGCTGCTCACCCCCACCACCTTCTTCCTGGTCATCACCGGCATCATCGGCACTTTCCAGATATTCACGACCGCCTACATCATCACCACCGATCCGGCCGTCAAGACGTTAGGGGGTACCGAGCACTCGCTCCTCTTCTACGTCCTCTACCTCTACAAATGCTCGTTCGGACAGGACGCCTGCAGCGGCAGGTTGGAGATGGGCTACGGTTCGGCCCTCGCCTGGATCCTGTTCGTGATCATCATGGTCATCACCGTCATCCAGCTCGGCCTGGCCAAGCGCTGGGTCCACTACGAGGCCGACCGGTGA
- a CDS encoding ABC transporter substrate-binding protein: MKSRYFLLSLVLVPLLLVGSLGFSQSSEDAAAPLDPSVSGEVEFWHFWGSPVRRTAIRRVVALCEAKLPNIEVTEVFKPWGDIWTANIAAVAAGSGMPDVIVSDRNQLRREAAEGIYENLAEMAAADGVDGSNFWEFTWNQSLYEGDPYGIPFETDVRVLFYNKTLMEAAGLDPNDPPATWEELEEVADAIDVVAANGDLERIAFSPLIGNGPPNIWALNNGHSWLDENGHPVVDAPEVVESAEFIKSWIDRYGGFDNLQRFTQSFGAPPNDHFMSGGVAMKVDVAGYASQLVFYRPRMELDGERVEIDWGVAPIPAQTAEETTSDSGGFTLSIPSGAENPEAAWEFIKCATNPEAQTSWARDTYAIPNGPAPANAPELMADPNWEFYIDAIEAVPANNSTFVTAYPAWMNEINNRWEQVWTGEMEPEEMLEEAQEAIDAEIAAND; encoded by the coding sequence ATGAAGTCACGGTATTTCCTGTTGTCGCTCGTGCTTGTCCCGTTGCTGCTGGTGGGCAGCCTCGGTTTCTCCCAGTCGTCGGAGGACGCGGCCGCACCGCTCGACCCCTCGGTCTCGGGAGAGGTGGAGTTCTGGCACTTCTGGGGCTCGCCCGTCCGCCGCACCGCCATTCGGAGGGTAGTCGCCCTCTGCGAAGCGAAACTGCCGAACATCGAGGTCACCGAGGTGTTCAAACCGTGGGGTGACATCTGGACCGCCAACATCGCCGCGGTCGCCGCCGGCTCCGGCATGCCGGACGTGATCGTTTCCGACCGGAACCAGTTGCGCCGCGAGGCCGCCGAAGGCATCTACGAGAACCTCGCTGAGATGGCCGCGGCCGACGGCGTGGACGGCTCCAACTTCTGGGAGTTCACCTGGAACCAGTCGCTCTACGAGGGCGATCCGTACGGCATCCCCTTCGAGACCGACGTGCGGGTACTGTTCTACAACAAGACCCTCATGGAAGCCGCCGGACTCGATCCGAACGATCCGCCGGCCACCTGGGAAGAGCTCGAGGAGGTCGCCGACGCCATCGATGTAGTGGCTGCCAACGGGGACCTGGAGCGCATCGCCTTCAGCCCACTCATCGGCAACGGCCCACCCAACATCTGGGCGCTCAACAACGGCCACAGCTGGCTCGACGAGAACGGCCACCCCGTCGTCGACGCTCCCGAAGTTGTCGAGTCCGCCGAGTTCATCAAGTCGTGGATCGACCGTTACGGCGGGTTCGACAACCTGCAGCGCTTCACCCAGAGCTTCGGCGCTCCCCCGAACGACCACTTCATGTCGGGCGGGGTCGCGATGAAGGTCGACGTTGCCGGCTACGCCTCGCAGCTGGTCTTCTACCGGCCGCGCATGGAGCTGGACGGCGAGCGGGTCGAGATCGACTGGGGCGTCGCCCCAATCCCGGCTCAGACTGCCGAGGAAACCACCTCCGACAGCGGCGGTTTCACCCTCTCGATCCCGAGCGGCGCCGAGAACCCGGAAGCCGCCTGGGAGTTCATCAAGTGCGCGACCAACCCCGAGGCGCAGACCTCGTGGGCGCGTGACACCTACGCCATCCCCAACGGCCCGGCCCCGGCCAACGCTCCTGAATTGATGGCCGACCCCAACTGGGAGTTCTACATCGACGCCATCGAGGCCGTGCCGGCGAACAACAGCACCTTCGTCACCGCCTACCCGGCTTGGATGAACGAGATCAACAACCGCTGGGAGCAGGTCTGGACCGGCGAGATGGAGCCCGAGGAGATGCTGGAGGAAGCACAGGAAGCGATCGACGCCGAGATCGCCGCCAACGACTAG
- a CDS encoding DeoR/GlpR family DNA-binding transcription regulator yields the protein MLAEERRQTILGLIQENGSARTAELARMFRVSGQTIRRDLEDLQEKGLISKHHGGGVLLSYQALSYRERTALRLDEKTLIAAAAAELVREGMTVGLGPGTTTEQIARQLDGRRVEVITSSLAVAAAITDPATGVRLTGGRYRQTGELVVGEWTLDNLSDLFVDIAFVGVSGIGHGVGYTVTAPDEALVLRQLVRVAKRSVVVADSSKFHRVADEVVAPLSAVHMVISDSGMPEDDRLALRESGVDVRVVGDDGEKWHQP from the coding sequence ATGCTCGCAGAGGAACGAAGGCAAACCATCCTTGGCCTCATCCAGGAGAACGGGTCCGCCCGCACCGCGGAGCTGGCGCGCATGTTCCGGGTCTCGGGACAGACGATCCGGCGCGACCTCGAAGACCTCCAGGAGAAGGGCCTCATCAGCAAGCACCACGGTGGGGGAGTACTGCTGAGCTACCAGGCCCTGTCGTACCGGGAGCGAACCGCCCTGCGGCTGGACGAGAAGACTCTCATCGCCGCCGCCGCCGCGGAGCTAGTGCGGGAGGGGATGACCGTGGGGCTGGGACCCGGCACGACCACCGAGCAGATCGCCCGTCAGCTCGACGGCCGGAGGGTCGAGGTGATCACCAGCAGCCTCGCCGTCGCCGCCGCCATCACCGATCCAGCAACCGGAGTGCGCCTCACCGGCGGCCGCTACCGGCAGACCGGCGAACTGGTGGTGGGCGAGTGGACCCTCGACAACCTCTCGGACCTGTTCGTCGACATCGCTTTCGTGGGGGTGAGCGGGATCGGCCACGGGGTCGGCTACACCGTCACCGCGCCCGACGAAGCCCTGGTGTTAAGACAATTGGTGCGTGTCGCCAAACGCTCGGTAGTGGTCGCCGACTCGAGCAAGTTCCATCGGGTCGCTGACGAGGTAGTGGCGCCCCTGAGCGCCGTGCACATGGTCATCAGCGACTCGGGCATGCCCGAGGACGATCGGTTGGCGCTGCGCGAGTCGGGTGTCGACGTCAGGGTCGTCGGCGATGACGGCGAGAAGTGGCATCAACCGTGA
- the betC gene encoding choline-sulfatase: MKAGNDGSAQPDILLMMVDQMTAGAIRATGHPSAITPNLDRLVRSSVSFVNAYSNSPLCVPARASFMTGRLPRSTGVFDNGSELPASAPTIAHHLQRAGYRTILAGKMHFVGPDQHHGFRERLTGDISLPGLTLTPDWRRGAYPNGGSSVGRLKEPNVVDWTLQLAFDEEVVSSALARLRRLRQEREKFFLCVSLSHPHDPFQITKEYWDRYEGVPVPQPFAPATALDRMHPYNQWIQTHHEADRYRLSDAEVEGNRRAYLAMASYVDDKVGRLLDELERLGLEETVVVFTSDHGEMLGEHGMWFKRTFFDPAAKVPLLIRWPARLRPERREEVVSLVDLSATLLEVGAVPEAKEWIADMDGASLLPLLDNRSGDWKNGAIGEYYAEGAVEPMLYLRKDRFKYVYVHGEEPLLFDLVADPLELDDLAWRTEYREVREGLHAELLAGVDIEELRDRILRSQRERLAIVEAYPDERLAWAHRPERDALELYGRAKK; this comes from the coding sequence ATGAAGGCGGGAAACGACGGCTCGGCGCAACCCGACATCCTGCTGATGATGGTCGACCAGATGACCGCCGGCGCCATCCGCGCAACGGGGCATCCGTCGGCCATCACTCCCAACCTCGATCGCCTGGTGCGCTCCTCCGTGTCGTTCGTCAACGCCTACAGCAACTCGCCCCTCTGCGTGCCGGCGCGGGCCTCCTTCATGACCGGCCGGCTCCCGCGTTCCACCGGAGTTTTCGACAACGGCTCGGAACTGCCGGCCAGCGCCCCCACCATCGCCCACCATCTACAACGGGCCGGTTACCGGACGATCCTGGCGGGCAAGATGCACTTCGTCGGTCCGGACCAGCACCACGGCTTTCGCGAGCGGCTCACCGGCGACATCTCTCTCCCCGGACTCACGCTCACTCCCGATTGGCGGCGGGGAGCCTACCCTAACGGGGGGAGCAGCGTAGGCCGGCTCAAGGAGCCGAACGTCGTCGACTGGACGCTCCAACTGGCGTTCGACGAGGAGGTCGTCTCTTCGGCGTTGGCGCGCTTGCGGCGTCTCAGGCAGGAGCGCGAGAAGTTCTTCCTCTGCGTTTCGTTGAGCCACCCTCACGATCCGTTCCAAATAACGAAGGAGTACTGGGACCGCTACGAGGGGGTGCCGGTGCCGCAACCGTTCGCACCCGCAACCGCCTTGGATCGGATGCACCCCTATAACCAGTGGATCCAGACCCACCACGAGGCCGACAGGTACCGGCTGAGCGACGCCGAGGTCGAGGGCAACCGCCGCGCCTACCTGGCGATGGCCTCCTATGTAGACGACAAGGTAGGGCGCCTCCTGGACGAGCTCGAGCGCCTGGGCCTGGAGGAGACCGTGGTCGTATTCACCAGCGATCACGGCGAGATGCTGGGCGAGCACGGCATGTGGTTCAAGCGCACCTTCTTCGACCCGGCAGCGAAAGTTCCCTTGCTGATCCGCTGGCCCGCAAGGCTCCGTCCCGAGCGCCGGGAGGAGGTCGTGTCGCTGGTCGACCTGAGCGCGACCCTCCTCGAGGTGGGTGCGGTACCCGAGGCCAAAGAGTGGATCGCCGACATGGACGGCGCCAGCCTGCTGCCTCTACTGGATAACCGGAGCGGCGACTGGAAGAACGGCGCCATCGGCGAGTATTACGCCGAAGGGGCGGTCGAACCGATGCTCTACCTCAGGAAGGACCGTTTCAAATACGTCTACGTCCATGGTGAGGAGCCGTTGCTCTTCGACCTGGTAGCCGACCCGCTGGAGCTGGACGATCTGGCGTGGCGAACGGAGTACCGGGAAGTTCGCGAGGGCCTGCACGCCGAATTGCTGGCCGGTGTGGACATCGAGGAGTTGCGCGATCGGATCCTCAGGAGTCAGCGGGAGCGGCTGGCGATCGTCGAGGCGTATCCGGATGAACGCCTGGCCTGGGCGCACCGGCCGGAGCGGGACGCGCTCGAGCTGTACGGGCGGGCGAAGAAGTAG
- a CDS encoding tartrate dehydrogenase — protein MREHRIAIIPGDGIGLEVTPLGLELLEAAGERFGFRLLTEEFDWGCEYYTRNGAMMPADGLERLRPFDAIFLGAVGYPGVPDHVSLWGLLIPIRRTFRQYVNLRPVRLLPGIVSPLAGRRPGDIDFVIVRENNEGEYSEIGGRLYEGTEMEMAVQETVFTRKGVDRILRYAFELAGSRPAKHLTAATKSNGIIHTMPFWDERFAEIAKEYPHVRTDKFHIDILTAHFVQHPDWFDVVVGSNLFGDILSDLGPAVAGGIGIAPSANINPEREFPSMFEPVHGSAPDIAGKGIANPIAIFWTAGQMLEFLGETAAAAAVMAAIEAVTGRGEPLTPDLGGRASTREVADAVVAEVRG, from the coding sequence TTGAGAGAACACCGGATCGCCATCATCCCGGGCGACGGCATCGGCCTCGAAGTCACGCCCCTGGGCCTGGAACTCCTGGAGGCGGCGGGTGAGAGGTTCGGCTTCCGCCTGCTAACGGAGGAGTTCGACTGGGGCTGCGAATACTACACCCGCAACGGGGCGATGATGCCGGCCGACGGGCTCGAGCGGCTCAGGCCGTTCGACGCCATCTTCCTGGGCGCCGTCGGATACCCCGGCGTGCCCGACCACGTCTCGCTCTGGGGGCTGCTGATCCCGATCCGCCGGACATTCAGGCAGTACGTGAACCTGCGGCCGGTTCGCCTGCTCCCCGGTATCGTCTCGCCGCTGGCTGGCCGCCGACCCGGCGACATCGACTTCGTGATCGTTCGGGAGAACAACGAAGGCGAGTACTCGGAGATCGGCGGTCGCCTCTACGAGGGCACCGAGATGGAGATGGCCGTTCAGGAGACGGTCTTCACCCGCAAGGGGGTCGACAGGATCCTCCGCTACGCCTTCGAGTTGGCCGGCAGCAGACCGGCGAAGCATCTGACGGCCGCGACGAAGTCGAACGGTATCATCCACACGATGCCCTTCTGGGACGAGCGCTTCGCCGAGATCGCCAAGGAGTACCCGCACGTTCGAACCGACAAGTTCCACATCGACATACTCACCGCCCACTTCGTCCAGCACCCCGACTGGTTCGACGTGGTCGTGGGCAGCAACCTCTTCGGCGACATCCTCTCCGACCTGGGCCCCGCGGTAGCCGGTGGCATCGGCATAGCCCCTTCGGCCAATATCAATCCCGAGCGGGAGTTCCCCTCGATGTTCGAACCGGTGCACGGCTCGGCCCCGGACATCGCCGGAAAGGGGATCGCCAACCCGATCGCTATCTTCTGGACGGCCGGTCAGATGCTCGAGTTCCTTGGGGAGACCGCTGCCGCCGCTGCCGTCATGGCCGCCATCGAGGCGGTGACGGGCCGGGGGGAGCCGCTGACTCCGGACTTGGGAGGCAGGGCCTCGACCCGGGAGGTCGCCGACGCCGTCGTCGCCGAAGTGAGGGGCTGA
- a CDS encoding LysR substrate-binding domain-containing protein: protein MAIEAEQLVTFALVAKHGTLSAAALERHRSQPAISGQLKRLTEAVGEPLYRRSRYGVELTEAGEMLLPYAEALRRALEGARGWSRGRRSGQLGQVRIAASMTVAVYLLPGILVEFHRRHPLLELRLLTRNSLDALALLERAEADLAVVEGPVPPIPDDFASQTIFHDEIVLAVRPDHALAGKGEVAGRDLPGLAIVQREPGSGTREVVELALAEMHLPRPGVRTVLEATGIEAVKEAVLQGFGAGFISRLAVRREVEAGTLVALTLAAPGFERSMTLLHPKPEFCTQAARRLIHFLTSVEASS from the coding sequence ATGGCAATCGAGGCCGAACAACTCGTGACCTTCGCGCTGGTCGCCAAGCACGGCACTCTTAGCGCCGCCGCGCTGGAGCGCCACCGTAGCCAACCAGCCATCTCCGGCCAGCTCAAGCGGCTGACCGAAGCGGTGGGGGAGCCTCTGTATCGCCGTAGCCGTTACGGCGTAGAACTGACCGAAGCCGGTGAGATGTTGCTCCCCTACGCGGAAGCATTGCGGCGGGCGCTCGAGGGCGCTCGCGGCTGGAGTCGGGGACGGCGCTCGGGCCAGCTGGGACAGGTCCGCATAGCGGCGAGCATGACGGTTGCCGTCTACCTGTTGCCGGGCATCCTCGTCGAATTCCACCGCCGTCATCCGCTGCTCGAACTGCGGCTGCTCACCCGCAATTCGCTCGACGCTCTGGCGCTCCTGGAGCGAGCCGAAGCCGACCTGGCAGTGGTCGAGGGTCCGGTGCCGCCGATCCCCGACGACTTCGCTTCGCAAACCATCTTCCACGACGAGATCGTCCTCGCGGTGCGTCCCGACCATGCTCTGGCGGGCAAGGGCGAGGTAGCCGGTCGCGACCTGCCCGGCCTGGCCATCGTGCAACGCGAACCGGGCTCGGGCACACGCGAAGTGGTCGAGCTGGCGCTCGCCGAGATGCACCTGCCGCGGCCGGGCGTGCGCACCGTGCTCGAAGCGACCGGCATCGAGGCCGTCAAGGAGGCTGTGCTGCAAGGCTTCGGAGCCGGCTTCATATCACGGCTCGCTGTGCGCCGCGAAGTCGAAGCCGGCACGCTCGTGGCGCTGACCCTGGCCGCACCTGGCTTCGAGCGAAGCATGACGCTGCTCCACCCGAAACCGGAGTTCTGCACCCAGGCGGCGAGGCGCCTCATCCACTTCCTGACCAGCGTCGAGGCGTCGTCGTGA
- a CDS encoding putative sulfate exporter family transporter — MNPPSRFLTALIPGLALVGLLTAVSYLLARVPALALMGPLVVALVVGLAWRALAGLPGPAAAGARFSARTLLRLGIVLLGVRLDFGLLVKVGPEVLLGSLLVVTLGICGIEWLGRLAGLPPGLRRGIAVGTSICGASAILAAAPSTRMSDEEAGVSVGIISTLGTLGVLVFALLSSLLEPADRIYGFIVGSTLQEVAQVIAAGYVPGNEAGDLATIVKLTRVALLAPVLLVLNSVLKGPSTAADTPHLRPAGASRFRLPVPLFLLGFLAVGVLASLGWLPAGVSRLMQSGSLLLTTMAMVGLGLGLDLLVFRRVGTRALIVGATGFAGLVAVMIPYALFVAR, encoded by the coding sequence GTGAACCCTCCCAGTCGATTCCTCACGGCACTCATCCCGGGCCTGGCGCTCGTCGGCCTCCTCACGGCCGTCTCCTACCTCCTGGCCAGGGTGCCGGCGCTCGCGCTGATGGGCCCGCTGGTAGTGGCGCTGGTCGTGGGCCTCGCCTGGCGAGCGCTCGCGGGACTGCCCGGTCCGGCAGCGGCCGGAGCGCGGTTCTCTGCCCGCACCCTGCTGCGGCTCGGCATCGTGCTGTTGGGGGTTCGCCTCGACTTCGGCCTGCTGGTGAAGGTGGGCCCCGAAGTCCTGCTCGGCAGCCTGCTGGTGGTGACGTTGGGCATCTGCGGGATCGAGTGGCTGGGCCGGTTGGCCGGCCTGCCGCCCGGGCTGCGGAGGGGGATCGCGGTCGGGACGAGCATCTGCGGCGCCTCGGCGATCCTCGCGGCCGCTCCGTCCACCCGCATGTCGGACGAGGAGGCGGGCGTGTCGGTTGGCATCATCAGCACGCTGGGGACCCTCGGGGTTCTCGTCTTCGCCCTTCTGTCCTCCCTGCTGGAACCGGCCGACCGGATCTACGGCTTCATCGTTGGTTCGACACTTCAGGAGGTCGCTCAGGTGATCGCCGCCGGCTACGTGCCCGGCAACGAGGCCGGAGACCTCGCGACCATCGTGAAGCTCACCAGGGTTGCGCTTCTGGCTCCGGTGCTGCTGGTGCTCAACTCGGTGCTGAAGGGTCCGTCGACGGCCGCCGATACGCCGCATCTTCGGCCGGCGGGCGCCTCCCGGTTCCGGCTGCCGGTGCCACTCTTCCTGCTCGGGTTCCTGGCGGTCGGCGTACTAGCCAGCCTGGGCTGGTTACCCGCTGGCGTCTCGCGCCTGATGCAGTCGGGAAGTCTGCTGCTCACAACGATGGCGATGGTCGGACTGGGCCTGGGTCTCGACCTGCTGGTCTTCCGCCGGGTCGGAACTAGGGCCCTGATCGTCGGCGCGACCGGATTCGCGGGCCTGGTCGCGGTGATGATCCCCTATGCGTTGTTCGTGGCCAGATGA
- a CDS encoding iron-siderophore ABC transporter substrate-binding protein: MDRPLNGRLLLVVTLFATLCGAAAQSACDGRLIDHAMGTTCVPKNPERVVVLDTGELDSALALGVKPVGAVHAIGGFPSYLGDRTDGIAVVGTIQEPNLEAILALDPDLILSSKTRHEAIYEQLSAIAPTVFTETVGVVWKENLLANGEALGLREEAEQLLADYEARLAELRSQLDELPTVSIVRFLPGQVRIYLSESFIGTIIEDAGLPRPPAQRVEDFALFVDREGIPLMDGDVMFVTHYGPVEDTPQAEFLDDPLWQSLDVVQEGNVYFVPDAYWMLGIGPIAANLVIDDLYQYLVDGGGDER, encoded by the coding sequence ATGGATCGACCCCTGAACGGGCGGCTGCTACTGGTCGTCACCCTCTTCGCCACCCTTTGCGGCGCCGCCGCCCAGTCAGCGTGCGACGGCAGGCTGATCGACCACGCGATGGGCACCACCTGCGTGCCGAAGAACCCGGAGCGCGTAGTGGTGCTCGACACCGGGGAGCTCGACAGCGCGCTGGCGCTGGGAGTCAAGCCGGTAGGAGCGGTCCATGCCATCGGGGGCTTCCCCTCCTACCTCGGCGATCGCACCGACGGCATCGCCGTCGTGGGCACAATCCAGGAGCCCAACCTCGAGGCCATCCTCGCCCTCGACCCCGACCTGATCCTCTCAAGCAAGACCCGCCACGAGGCGATCTACGAGCAGCTCTCGGCGATCGCGCCGACCGTGTTCACAGAAACGGTAGGTGTGGTCTGGAAGGAGAACCTGCTCGCGAACGGCGAGGCCCTGGGCCTGCGTGAAGAGGCCGAGCAACTGCTGGCCGATTACGAAGCCCGGCTGGCGGAGCTGCGTTCGCAGCTCGACGAGCTACCCACCGTTTCGATCGTGCGCTTCCTCCCGGGGCAGGTGAGGATCTACCTCTCCGAGTCGTTCATCGGGACGATCATCGAAGACGCCGGCCTGCCGCGACCGCCCGCCCAGCGGGTCGAGGACTTCGCCCTCTTCGTCGACCGCGAAGGCATCCCGCTCATGGATGGTGACGTGATGTTCGTGACCCACTACGGCCCGGTAGAGGACACTCCGCAGGCGGAGTTCCTGGACGATCCGCTGTGGCAGAGTCTCGACGTCGTCCAGGAGGGGAACGTCTACTTCGTCCCGGACGCCTACTGGATGCTTGGCATCGGCCCGATCGCCGCCAACCTGGTGATAGACGACCTCTACCAGTATCTCGTCGACGGCGGTGGCGACGAGAGGTGA
- a CDS encoding sucrase ferredoxin: MTEAGGNGFQLCNLFARGQGLDPIGYAGTLDAFLAFEVPLPWPRGIFESRSKLPAEAREALEWFQRELPFRLRSLVIGPDPQYSQPGMRRVVWWARPDGPMSEYGSAEYLVPQESMGQLVAALVRSGGRAEDFADYRTEAHGRNLLVCTHGTQDAACGRFGVPLYRRLRSRAGEAGCRVWRVSHFGGHLFAPTLLELPSGRLWAYLEDDSAELLLEERGDADELRDKYRGWAALEGPFLQALERELLAREGWEWLRLPKSGRTIEQDPSADPRWALVELTVWRDRGVEVHTARVEVDGFLDVRPRSDSQEVKPYAQYRVASLSLTEGTASDVQAVA; encoded by the coding sequence GTGACCGAGGCCGGGGGCAACGGGTTCCAGCTCTGCAACCTCTTCGCGAGGGGGCAAGGGCTCGACCCGATCGGGTATGCAGGCACCCTGGACGCCTTCCTGGCGTTCGAGGTGCCGCTGCCGTGGCCCCGCGGGATATTCGAGAGCCGCAGCAAGCTGCCCGCCGAGGCCCGTGAGGCGCTCGAATGGTTCCAGCGCGAGCTCCCGTTCCGCCTGAGGTCGCTCGTGATAGGTCCAGATCCCCAGTACAGCCAGCCCGGCATGCGGAGGGTGGTGTGGTGGGCGCGACCCGACGGACCGATGTCGGAGTACGGCAGCGCCGAGTATCTCGTACCGCAGGAATCGATGGGCCAACTGGTAGCGGCGCTGGTGCGCTCAGGGGGGCGGGCCGAGGATTTCGCCGACTACAGGACCGAGGCCCACGGCCGCAACCTGCTGGTTTGCACCCACGGCACCCAGGACGCCGCCTGCGGCCGCTTCGGCGTGCCCCTCTACCGTCGGCTCCGGAGCCGAGCAGGAGAGGCCGGCTGCAGGGTGTGGCGCGTCTCCCACTTCGGAGGTCACCTCTTCGCGCCAACGCTGCTCGAGCTCCCGTCCGGCCGGCTCTGGGCCTACCTCGAGGACGACTCTGCGGAGCTCTTGCTCGAGGAACGGGGCGACGCCGACGAGTTGCGTGACAAGTACCGGGGCTGGGCGGCCCTCGAGGGACCGTTCCTTCAGGCGCTCGAGCGCGAGTTGCTCGCACGTGAAGGCTGGGAGTGGCTGCGCCTCCCCAAGTCGGGCAGGACCATCGAGCAGGACCCCTCCGCTGATCCGCGTTGGGCGCTCGTCGAGCTGACCGTGTGGCGCGACCGGGGAGTCGAGGTACACACCGCCCGCGTCGAGGTCGATGGGTTCCTGGACGTGCGGCCCCGCTCCGACAGTCAGGAGGTGAAGCCGTACGCGCAGTACCGGGTGGCCTCGCTCAGCCTTACGGAAGGAACGGCTAGCGACGTGCAGGCGGTCGCCTGA